From Alligator mississippiensis isolate rAllMis1 chromosome 1, rAllMis1, whole genome shotgun sequence:
tactaGGATGAAGATTATTTTCCATATTTTGTTGACAGGAGATAGTGCTGTCCTAAACTAAACAAATCCTCATTtgccacaaaaataaataaataaataaataaaaactttcGGTTTTATTCATGACATGCTAATCTCCTTAGAACTGATCCTTTGAATGGATGAATATTAGATGAAGCCCTTTGGGGGCTTCTAACTTTCCCTACCTTCCTGACCTCCCCACTCTGGGGCTGAAACTGGAGAGGGAACGGGCTGAGTTACTAAGCAGGCAAACCATATGACCATCTGAGCTGGAACGGGGGCTTAAAAGGGGCTGCCGGTCCCCCTGGCATGATCAGTGCTCAAGGACACACTTTGGCATGGACAGAGATAATGCTGGGGGGAAGATAGTGGAGTGTTTGACGATCTCctattttattctctttttttcaATTGAATTATGTGCTGCCTTGGTAGGGGGAGGATGCCTAGGTTTTGGAGACAGCTATGATATTTCTGAGGGGGGCAAAAACAGAGGGAAGGCCTTGGAGGGAGGACTCCCCAGAGTTAGGTAGGAATGGAAAGGAAAAGAGGTAGGAagaatttccattttctttttaccAAGTTATTGAATGTAGGTTGGGAGGGTGGGTTGGGAGGATGTTCTCCTTAAGAGGCAGGAGAGCAGCAGTGACACACTGTTTTTttgcatgggtggggggcagttaAGTGTTTTCTGCCttcttgttttaatattttcttctttgactTACTTTCTCTTACTGTAAGCCTCCCTGAACCTTCTGGGGGAAGGGTGACATAAAAAGGTAATAAATAAATATGGAGATTTGTAGCGCACAAGTAGCATGATGTTTTTCTTTCAGCTAGAAGATATTAGCCAATCTTGGCTTATCAGTGAGATATTTGGCTCTAGAAATTGAGATGTTTCATTTCACACCAAAAACATTGTCATGTGGgttttttctgcatgctttttTTGGGCTGAGTTTATTTAAAATCATGAAAAAAGTAATGGCTGGCCAGTTTTTGAAGAAATAAATTGAGATTATTTTCCAATATTTGATCTACAGATCTGCttgaaaaatttttttttctttcttccttttagaTAATTATGTATACTGTAGACAGGGTCTATAGTAATTACTATGAAGGCATGCATGGACGAATGCAATTTTCCAATCCTGATCCAAAATCTGGTGATGCCTCCTTAGAGATTCTAAATCTAAAGTCAACAGACACTGGCACATACCAGTGTAAAGTGAAGAAGGCTCCTGGAGTTCAGAGCCAAAAAATACAATTGACTGTGCTTggtaagatatatttttcttcatccctttcttcccttcccacaccctcctcaaaccctgcccccctccccccccaataatgattggtttatattttatatataatgtcTTCTGTTTTGAGTTGAAAAACTATTTTTGATAGCACAAAAAATTCAGCTAAATAATTTACTTATCAAAATTTCATTCTTGAACACAGTTGTTGACTCAATTCTGAtattaattaaatataattttatctATTAGTAAAGCCAGCAAGAACTAAATGCTACGTTGAAGGATCACAGGAAATTGGAAGTGACCTGACCCTAAAATGTGCAGCACAGGAAGGTTCCCCTGTCTTGTCCTACAGCTGGAGAAAACTTACTGGCACTGGCACAGAACAACTTCCGGCTACATCTTTACTGAGTACCCTTTATCTtctgctattttttattttagtaataTATTTAAGATGGGTAGTGGTTTTTTATTCATGACTTATTCATGGGTTGAACTTGAAGCACTAAATATTTCTTGCCAGTTTTAACATAAGACAGGCAAAGTCTTGACACTTGCATATGAATTAGATGAAAGAAGCCAAAAGACATTCTATTTTAGTTTACTGGTAAATGATAGTGAAATAGAAGTAACTATTATAAAACTAGTCATTATGTAGTCTATACTTCATATTAAAATGAACTCCTAGAGATATAGCGGTATCCCTGAAAGCCAGGCTAAAAGTACTTAGACGTTATTAAAAATGTAAGTACCTATGGTGAACCAAGACGTTTGGAGATGGTGAATTAGGGGAGAACTAATGTAGTAGTGTTTGATTGAAAGTAATTTTGGGGAATGCTTAAAGTATTGGCTCACTAAATCAGAATAGAACATTAAAATTTGAAGTAACAGACTCAAACTGACTATATCTGACACTTGTGTAATCTGTTAAACTCTTTCACTGTTGCTTCATCTTGCTTAAAAGAAGGCTGATGCTTTAAGGCAGAATTGCTGGCCAAAAGGGAGAGCAATATCTATTGTAAACATCCTTGAAATATTTCATTGTATATTATATGgctataaaaataattataaactAAGTAATTCATTCTTAGTTTTGTTGCTACCCCTTTTAACATATGAAAAGGAATCAGTAGGTTACAAAGGCATACTCACTTTTGCttttatgggtgcatctacacatgctttactgcagagttgactaattagttctgcagtaaagcatcactgtttacacGTGCTGATATTGGGGTACAGTAAATtaactgccataagatagtagtGCCCCTGATAGTACCTTCTTTTGGCAGAGTCATTTACTGAGCagaaatgcacatgtggacaGTGACTGGGATTGCAGCAGTATGagtcagggtggagcagctctgggctggcagcaggttttgGGGGTCAGTCCCATGGTTCTGTAGTTTTGGTGCACACAtaccccagtcagccccagcatctggagcctggggctaactcccaggggctgctccactagctcaaactgctgtggtcctggttGCATGTGAAGATGCCGTGCCTGGGTGCCACTGACAgatgcaaactgtgccagagtttattgaaCTGAATGAATagcttgtgtagatacaccccatATGTCTTAAATTCTTTCCTTATAACTGAAACTTGGACAGGAGTACTGCCACCCATATGGCCACTAGCCTGATGCTTAGAGTTTTCTCTAAGGAAAtggagagaatttgggtttcctAGATTCTGGGTCAGTGCTATAACCATCTGAGCTATTGGGTAGCGAAAAGGCATAGCTTTCTggccttatttttttaaagtatctctTTTTTGCTAAGTGAGAGAGATGTGTAGGCACCTGCCTTTAGCAGGTTTCCGAGTTGTAAATATGTGAAAGGAGGCCACGTATTTATTCAACTAAAAATAAGTCACTTGATCTCAATTTCTGATCTCTCTTTAGATCGAGCCATTAGAATCTAGGGCATGATGACGTGAATGCAAAACTTGCTGTCGGGCAAATTGGTCACTCCCAACAAATCCAGAGAGTATGCATAACTGAATAGTCAATATATAGTTGTTGAAGAGTGTCTACTTTTTATGCAGTTGCACAAGACAATTTACTCTGAACTAGCTGGATAAGAAATAATAGCaaataaaccccccaaatctaCTTTTACTGGCCTTTACTGATACCAAGGTAAAGATTATATGAACTGGACCAGGTGTTCATTAGCATAATGTAAGTAAGGTAGattagcttttaaaataatttcatttatgCTTTGGTTTAACTCCTTTGAGAATATTGGATAATTACAATAGAAGAAAAATGCTAATCCAAATTTCTCCTTCAATGTTGTAGATAAAAACACAGGAGAACTTTCTGTAAAAAATGCCTCTCAGGATAACTCTGGTACATACAGTTGCATTGTTTCCAACAGAGTCGGCACAGACGAATGTTTTCTTGTGCTGAATGTTACCCCTCGTAAGTATTTTCTTGTACAATATTTGACTAAACATGTTTGTTTATTCAACACAGTTGAACTGATAGTTGCCATTCACTTGAGCATGGAACATTCTTTGAGCTCCAGAAAGGAGGTCAGTGTTTTTATGTGGCTTTCTGTACAAATGAAGAATTATTCAAATTTAACATTACAAATCAACTGAAACCCATTTGTATTATTCAGTAGTTCTATGGCATAGAAAACAGGGAATGTTCTTACCTTTTTATTTAAAGGTAGGAGAGGAGATTTATCTGTTCATTTGATCTTTTGAAGGCCAGTACCATAgtcatttctttttctctgttctaGCTGTAAATGTAGGTGGCATAATTGCTGGAGCGATTATAGGAACATTGCTGGGGCTCTGCTTACTGGCTTTTCTCATATCCTATGCCTGTAAGAAGCACAGAGAGAAGAAATATGAAAAAGAAGTGCATCATGATATTAGGTAATGACCCATGGTTTTAAACCTTTGAGTGATAAtctctgaaaattaaaaaaagtaagTTCTGTCCTTTCATTAATAATATGTTCGTAATGGGAGCTGAACATTTTTCATTGATCTAAGTCAGTTCATTAACTCAGTGTAACAGCTACTTCCAAAACCATATATTTTTAATGTAGTATGAATGTAATTGTTTATGCATACCCTATTTTGTaatattccaaaatattttgtttggttgAACAGAGATTCTTAGTGTGACAAATATGTTTTTAAGTAAAAAGTTGAGTGCTATGTTTGTTGGGATTTTTGCTGGAATAGAAAAAGCCAATTAGAGAACCTTCACAGAACATGTAAAAACACCAATACAGTCCTGGTTAATCAAGTTTTCTTTGCAATTTCATTTTTCAGAGAGGATGTTCCCCCTCCAAAGAGTCGGACTTCAACAGCCCGCAGCTATGTAGGCAGCAATCGTTCTTCTCTGGGTTCAATGTCTCCTTCCAATATGGATGGATATACCAAGACTCCATATAGCCAAGTTCCAAGTGAAGACTTTGAACGTACCCCTGAACAAAATCCAAACTTTGCACCACCAAAGGTAGCTGCACCTAATCTTAGTAGAATGGGAGCGGTCCCTGTGATGATTCCAGCACAAAGTAAAGATGGCTCCATCGTATAGAATAGGGTTAAGTTTTAGTCCTTTTCTATTCATTATAAGTATTAACGAAACCTATCTTGTTCTACTTAcatttaaaatgcacaaaattTTCCAGGTAGAAAATGAGCAAGCTAATTTGAATCTTCCTTTTTAATTTCAAGCGTAGTCACAAACCTTCCTTTTAAATGTCAAACATAAagggtttgtctacacatgcatttatgctggcttaaatttatgcacagtaagcaggaataggctggcgtCAACACGTGCAGGCGTTAAaacacattaacgctgtgtgtggactgacagGACTAAAGTTTTAGTCctgagtcagtccacacacacggCATTATTGCGcggtaaggtgtctacacatgacatactgcacagtaactaatagggcataaatttgatacctttgtcatgcaggtatcaaatttatgctcaagtcagtgtaagtcgccatatttactgtgcagtataggcctgcatgtgtagatgcgtgctCGTACTACAtggtaattttggttactgtgaagtaaatgcacacatgtagatgcgcccacagtaTATTAACAAAGCATTGATGTTCCCAGCTAGATACCAGCACTGACCATAATTAAATTTAAGTTAGGGTGCTGAAAAAATATTGTTAGGCTAATGTGTGATTCTGAGTAGAAaacaaaattgtaaaaaaaaaaaaaaagcactgcaaGTGATAAGACATTCCAGCTGTACAGCAGAGGTTTGTTATCATTCTAGAGACTTTACTCTGTTTGCAGTGACTGAAATGTTTTAACTCGTTTGGGCCACTCTTCTATGAAATCCACAATAACTGAactatgaaataaatattttacgAAAAGTCTGTGAAAATCTTTTAACTTGATTTGGAGCATTTTCTGAAGTGCTGAAACTTAATTCAGGGACAGACAGTTGCAATGAACTGAAGCAATAAACGTGACTTCATTAGTTCCAACAAGTAAAATTTATAACAGACCTAGCATGATTTTTGGGATCCTACATTTAGTAAAGGAACAAGAACTTATAGTCATGCTAAGAAACTTAAACCTCATTCACGTTTGCTGCCATTAAAAAAGGCACTATAAATGTGTTACTCACAGAACCTAATCTTTCAAAACTTCAGGTCAGCTGTTCCTGTCCCTTAAGCCAGAGTATCAAGGTAtatcccacaggccagatctgtgTGAAGCTGCTCTATCCTGCCTGGCTACCAGCAGGCCACTGGAAGTGGGGGAGGCATAGCCTGTCACAGGATCCAGGGCTCTTAGGCTCCAGTGGATGTGGTGATCAGTGGCAGGAGGGATGATACAGCCCTAGTCACCCTTCAGCTGCTTTGTCTGTCGCCAGTGCCATGGCTCCACTTGCTCGTCCACTAGCCCCATGCTGGACCTGCTGTATACCCTGTGCTGGAGCTAGAGCTGCCGCCACAGCACAGAACACATGGCTCCAACCTGGAAtggtgccagtggtggcagctctggcatgGGGCGTGGTGCATGTGGCCAGAGCTAGAGCTGCGTCCTGTGCCCCAAGCTGGAGAGATGCCACTGTCATGTGGCATTGGGTAGGAATGAGCTGCTATCATATACCCAAGGCTAAATCTAGCCTGCAAAGACCCTGCAAAGAGCGCAGTGGGCTAGATCCATTCCAGGGCACAAGGTGAGGTTGGCACTCCTGCCTTAAGGAATGGACACAGGTCTATTTACATCAGTTCTCAACCTGCAGCCCAGTTAGCACACTGCTGCTGTCCATGTGATAtcctgttaaaacattttttttaatgggtacACAGGCAGTAAATTGTGTGGCTGTGGCCCACATAACACATTGGAAGCTACAAGTGTGGCCCACcatggcaaataggttgagaactcTTGATCTAGTACTACATTATTGTCAAGATTTTCAAAACCTTGCGATGACCTTTAAAACAACAGTTTCCTTCCAAAACAGTGgcctgttgtttttttccctcccaaaaaTTTAAATATTCAGAAACTGTATTTGACTTCAGTGAATAGCTGTTAAATAGTCAACTTTTGGTAAAATCTGGCCTTTTACTTTGGAATATCATTTTAGAATACCAATACCAAATAGGTCATTCCATTCTTGTTGATAGAAATAAAGAGTTTTGGTGAATTCTCTTTGCACTGTGGTTATCTAAAAATAActtgttgagattttttttttcttggttgggGGGGGAAGCCTAACATTTTGCACCTCTTGCAAACACAGTGCTATAGAGAAGTAAgtgcttattttttttctcttggtttcAGACCTACTAAACTACTCTTCATGAATTCTAATAATGCCTATTGGGTAGTTGTAGATAATGAATTTAAACTTTCAACCAGTTTGTGTTTTTGTGAAAGTGACATTTTTCATAACCGTTTCATGAATTTAAAACATCAATTGTAGATAACAAACTGCCAAATATTTTAGTAAACTGTAAAGGAATATAGTATGCAGCACTATGTCTGGTACTGCCTGTGTGAAAGATACTAGATATATCGCTGTAACAGTGTGAGAGAAAAGGTTTTTCAAGCTTATAGGCTATAGTGTCTTTTTTTAATTGACTAGATCTGTCTGTGATAAGCTTTTCAGCTCATTCCTAAATATTTGTCCTAGCACTAAGTAGGTATACAACTTTTGATCTGGATTGTTATGTAGGGTACATATCCTTTCATACTGATTTTAGAGAGTGAAGTGAATATTAAGTATTCTCAGTTTTTTGTATACAAACTTCCTACATTTGGGACATCTTTTAAGGTTGTAATCTTACTGTTAGAACTAAGAGATTTTCATCTGTGCCTTTTCAATAAACTTTATGCCTGATTgtaacttaatttttaaatgaaatttctgGTGCCTAAATTACTGTTTGGACAGGTGCTTTTAGAGATGAAGGTAGTCTTCAAAACACAACACTGTGatctgttttctttattttcacaTATTGCTTGTTTGTACTTCTTCATGTCAATTTTTTGGATGCGACTTAGGGAATTTTTCTTAGTGTTAtatattttaaagtgctttagttTTGTTTGAACTTCTATTTACAATTAGTGAGTACTGTTACTGTACATTGCCAACTTTCCTATTTTATTAGAATGGTGGAGGATTAAGACTCTTTTGTGCTGAATGCTACTTTCTAGTCATTTTCCAGACACAACTACACAAGTTAATTAACAAGGTGTTTTTAAACACTTTTCAAAGTTTGGAGATGAAGATAACTATCTTTCTCACCTGACTATAAGTGCTAAAGAGGTGCTGTTAAGGTTAAATGATATATACTCATATGTTACCTACCCCAAAAGTAAGgtgtttattaatttaaaaaaatactgttgtCTCAGTTGTGAGGATAAATTAGCTGTGCAAAACTAGAGCTGACCCATGGATTAAAAACCAGCTGTAGGGCTGGACAACCAGTTTACAACCTACTGTGCTTGTTTTATGTAATTGTTGACATGTGAGGTAGTTAACATTGCATTTTCTATTACTCTTGCACTCCCATCAGGTAATCATGAAACACTAAATCTTATACTAATGTAGACAAAAGCAGGATTTGTACAAGTATGTCTCAACATTGCaggaattttgaaataaaaacattttgtgtGCAGTGAATGGGAAACTGCAAAGCAGCAGAGAACCCCTGGTGCTGGCATTGTCTAACAGCCATTGTTTACAACTGTGCAGAGAAGTTTACGTGATCCAGCAAATAATCATTGCACATAAACatgattttatttcaaaattgctgcTACTTTTTGAAACTTCCTTGTACGTATAGTAAACTCAAGTTAATTTGCTGCAGTACCAATTTGCTGCTGTTCTAATACCCAGCTAGCACCATTCTGCTCCCAGATTTGTATTCCCTATAACTGGCTGCTACTGTTGTTTGCATTCCATTTGGAGAGACAAGTTAACCAGAGCATAATGTATTTAATGCTCTGCCAGTTAACAGGAAAAGTCTGTGTGGACATAATGGGAAAACAGCATTATGTACCCTCAAGACATAACTAtcaggtctgtctgtctgtcattgCTTAGGGAATTAAGGATGTTGTCACTTCCCATGACTGTCTGAAATACAGAATCCTCTTGACTTGGTAGACTTTACCCAAAACTACCTAATATTCAGGCCTTATTAAATGGTTAAAGCACTGAGAAGACCATTTTATTGCTATTATAAATGGATTTTAAGTGTCAGTTTTTTCTTTGGAATTGATGCATTCTACTATTCAATTTATAAATAGTAATGATTGTTAAAGCAAAGACTGGTTTAACAGTATTTTGCCTATTAAGAGATTGGATGGAGGCCAGCAGATTGCACAATGTCAAAAATAATAGATAAGACTACTAAGGAAAACTCTTAGAAGAAGTAAGGACAACTGGTATACCAATTAGAACACGACTTTATCAGTACTTCATTCCATCAGTTGTAAATGATTAAATCCAAATGAACTGAAGAAACAATTACTAGTTACCTCCATGGCGATGTAATTACTTATCAGCTAATATATTTGCTTGGTACAAAGAAAGCATTAGTTTTCATTAAATAACAAATTTTGAGGGCAAGGGAATTAAATTAGCCCTGTTCTGAAACAGCTGTTAAGTGTTTGGCTTTTTCCCACTGAAATTTCATGCAGGTAAATTTTAAAGTATGTACTAAATCTTAAAAATGTATTGaatgcagcaagagagaaattaATGTAATTTGTCACTTATAGTTACTCCATTAAATGTGGCATTTTATTTATTCAATAAGTGCAAAtgggcatatttaaaaaaaaatgttatcaacTTGTAACATGTCATATTAAATGTTGGCATTCTTCCTGCCTAGTAACTATATGACTAAATGCTACAGGCATGTTTAAAAACATCCATTTGCGGAAAATCTCTAGTTAAAGGAAGTAACTTCTGTATATAGTAATTTTCAGATGAGGATTTTTGCCTTTGCCACACAATCTTTCTTAACTAGAAGTACCTTCCATCAAGCATGGTAAGGCCTCATAAGGCATTTAGATCATGTAACCCCTATTTAGACATTGTTTTTAGCTTTCCTGTGGCCTTTGTGTTGGATCCACAATATTGGGGTGCATTTCAGTTCAACCCATAGCTTAAATACCTACTGGAACTAAAGAAGTTATACACTTCACAAGCACAAAACATAATGTTTGATATTGGTATGAATTTGagattttgtatttaattttttttaagtatttaaagTACAGGCATTGAAATTTGTAGGAGTTcatttgtaaaggaaaaaaaactttaataTACAGTACTGTAGCTTGGTGACAGACTTGTGTACTCTGTTGAAATAAAATTGTTAGAGAAAATAAGAGTCTGTCTTTATTTTAAAGCAGGGCTTGTGTGTGGCTCCACTTTCTCACTGTGTTTTGAAGCATCCTAATGAATGTGACTGCCCTACTATGTTTGTACTAATCACGTTCTTCTTCTAGTATCTTTTATAAAcctaaatggagaaaaaaagcaaacagctgAGTGGTTTAAATTCTTTATGGGAATATATATGCACTTTGTTTTTCTATTTCTGGTTTTCTATTTTTGCTGTTCCTAAATTCTAGGTTTGATTTGATTTTCAAATT
This genomic window contains:
- the CXADR gene encoding coxsackievirus and adenovirus receptor isoform X2, which encodes MRDGFYSWFCCSPGVTDSLKITPTDQPMIEKAQGEKVTLPCMFTLSQEDEGPLDIEWVLIPIDNQKNEQTIIMYTVDRVYSNYYEGMHGRMQFSNPDPKSGDASLEILNLKSTDTGTYQCKVKKAPGVQSQKIQLTVLVKPARTKCYVEGSQEIGSDLTLKCAAQEGSPVLSYSWRKLTGTGTEQLPATSLLNKNTGELSVKNASQDNSGTYSCIVSNRVGTDECFLVLNVTPPVNVGGIIAGAIIGTLLGLCLLAFLISYACKKHREKKYEKEVHHDIREDVPPPKSRTSTARSYVGSNRSSLGSMSPSNMDGYTKTPYSQVPSEDFERTPEQNPNFAPPKVAAPNLSRMGAVPVMIPAQSKDGSIV
- the CXADR gene encoding coxsackievirus and adenovirus receptor isoform X3, yielding MGRAWSGASLLLLVVVLLLLGRAGVTDSLKITPTDQPMIEKAQGEKVTLPCMFTLSQEDEGPLDIEWVLIPIDNQKNEQTIIMYTVDRVYSNYYEGMHGRMQFSNPDPKSGDASLEILNLKSTDTGTYQCKVKKAPGVQSQKIQLTVLVKPARTKCYVEGSQEIGSDLTLKCAAQEGSPVLSYSWRKLTGTGTEQLPATSLLNKNTGELSVKNASQDNSGTYSCIVSNRVGTDECFLVLNVTPPVNVGGIIAGAIIGTLLGLCLLAFLISYACKKHREKKYEKEVHHDIREDVPPPKSRTSTARSYVGSNRSSLGSMSPSNMDGYTKTPYSQVPSEDFERTPEQNPNFAPPKHTISYKIRDITVV
- the CXADR gene encoding coxsackievirus and adenovirus receptor isoform X4, translated to MIEKAQGEKVTLPCMFTLSQEDEGPLDIEWVLIPIDNQKNEQTIIMYTVDRVYSNYYEGMHGRMQFSNPDPKSGDASLEILNLKSTDTGTYQCKVKKAPGVQSQKIQLTVLVKPARTKCYVEGSQEIGSDLTLKCAAQEGSPVLSYSWRKLTGTGTEQLPATSLLNKNTGELSVKNASQDNSGTYSCIVSNRVGTDECFLVLNVTPPVNVGGIIAGAIIGTLLGLCLLAFLISYACKKHREKKYEKEVHHDIREDVPPPKSRTSTARSYVGSNRSSLGSMSPSNMDGYTKTPYSQVPSEDFERTPEQNPNFAPPKVAAPNLSRMGAVPVMIPAQSKDGSIV
- the CXADR gene encoding coxsackievirus and adenovirus receptor isoform X1, with translation MGRAWSGASLLLLVVVLLLLGRAGVTDSLKITPTDQPMIEKAQGEKVTLPCMFTLSQEDEGPLDIEWVLIPIDNQKNEQTIIMYTVDRVYSNYYEGMHGRMQFSNPDPKSGDASLEILNLKSTDTGTYQCKVKKAPGVQSQKIQLTVLVKPARTKCYVEGSQEIGSDLTLKCAAQEGSPVLSYSWRKLTGTGTEQLPATSLLNKNTGELSVKNASQDNSGTYSCIVSNRVGTDECFLVLNVTPPVNVGGIIAGAIIGTLLGLCLLAFLISYACKKHREKKYEKEVHHDIREDVPPPKSRTSTARSYVGSNRSSLGSMSPSNMDGYTKTPYSQVPSEDFERTPEQNPNFAPPKVAAPNLSRMGAVPVMIPAQSKDGSIV